One genomic segment of Streptomyces niveus includes these proteins:
- a CDS encoding carboxypeptidase-like regulatory domain-containing protein: protein MEAWARWCQRHKPMFLGPAPQDRLGRRRPRPAVEAPEPAPPAPAEPPKEEGVFGATVVHGFVRTEEGEPVADAVLTLLSPGGEQLDRVATLADGSYILSARPGGSYLLAAVSREYEPWTRHIAVGGEPLIHDLTLSPSEAASPSRPA from the coding sequence GTGGAGGCATGGGCACGGTGGTGCCAACGGCACAAGCCGATGTTCCTGGGGCCGGCGCCGCAGGACCGGCTCGGCAGGCGGCGCCCGCGCCCGGCCGTCGAGGCGCCCGAGCCCGCCCCGCCGGCGCCGGCGGAGCCTCCCAAGGAGGAGGGCGTCTTCGGCGCCACCGTCGTGCACGGCTTCGTCCGTACGGAGGAGGGCGAGCCCGTCGCCGACGCCGTACTGACCCTGCTCTCGCCCGGCGGCGAACAGCTCGACCGGGTGGCGACGCTCGCCGACGGCTCGTACATCCTGAGCGCCCGGCCCGGCGGCTCGTACCTGCTGGCCGCGGTGTCACGGGAGTACGAGCCGTGGACCCGGCACATCGCGGTCGGCGGCGAACCGCTCATCCACGACCTGACGCTCAGCCCCTCGGAGGCCGCTTCTCCATCGCGTCCGGCATGA
- a CDS encoding nucleotidyltransferase domain-containing protein: MMSAEDVLAVLDLLDRAGIEVWLDGGWGVDALLCEQTRPHEDLDIVVRAESLAHYGRTMRDHGFRLFRDDGPYNHVLVDDGGRLVDVHAVDLGTARTDERGAEVYGPGGLPYPVGSLADVGRVRGRRVGCGTPEFQVASHTGYALDEDDERDVLALHHRFGVPLAGRVRSWHEEEGWGVLDADNLLEDVWAHFSAVAGETGAEPEVGQAVTFSVEDAERNGYRRRAVTVWPEGAEGAEPAESLERVDGVHGIEAADDSEAAAGTGSEAARTAPLPSHAAE; encoded by the coding sequence ATGATGAGTGCGGAGGATGTGCTGGCCGTCCTGGACCTGCTCGACCGGGCGGGCATCGAGGTCTGGCTCGACGGCGGCTGGGGCGTGGACGCCCTGCTGTGCGAGCAGACCCGACCCCACGAGGACCTGGACATCGTCGTACGCGCAGAGAGCCTGGCCCACTACGGGCGCACGATGCGCGATCACGGCTTCCGGCTCTTCCGCGACGACGGGCCGTACAACCACGTGCTGGTGGACGACGGCGGCCGGCTGGTCGACGTCCACGCGGTGGACCTGGGCACCGCGCGCACGGACGAGCGGGGTGCCGAGGTGTACGGCCCCGGCGGCCTGCCCTATCCGGTGGGCTCGCTGGCCGACGTCGGGCGGGTCCGGGGCCGCCGGGTCGGCTGCGGCACGCCGGAGTTCCAGGTCGCCTCGCACACCGGATACGCCCTCGACGAGGACGACGAACGGGACGTGCTGGCCCTGCACCACCGCTTCGGCGTACCGCTGGCCGGCCGGGTGCGCTCGTGGCACGAGGAGGAGGGGTGGGGCGTGCTGGACGCCGACAACCTCCTTGAGGACGTGTGGGCGCATTTCTCGGCCGTCGCCGGTGAGACCGGTGCCGAACCGGAGGTGGGCCAGGCCGTCACGTTCTCCGTCGAGGATGCCGAGCGGAACGGCTACCGCCGACGCGCGGTGACGGTCTGGCCCGAAGGCGCCGAAGGTGCCGAACCCGCCGAAAGCCTCGAACGCGTCGACGGCGTCCACGGAATCGAAGCCGCCGACGACAGCGAAGCCGCCGCGGGCACCGGGAGCGAGGCCGCTAGGACCGCGCCCCTCCCGTCACATGCTGCTGAGTGA
- a CDS encoding L,D-transpeptidase family protein, which produces MLATGAVLAVTAGCSAQVVTDPAGGADDKKGSGAGVRIEPAGPASSAPADRPAAASKPPATPSAAPSRTETEKPAPPKPKILLAGGAEGDQVRELQARLRQIAHFNRAPTGYYGTVTADAVSTFQAKRGLPRTGTTDTVTWQRLLGMTKKPTAAQLRPPAVEKPPPPKPDKRCMTGRVLCISKTSRALTWMIDGKVLSTMDVRFGSQYTPTREGVFKVGWKSRDHVSTLYDTPMPYAMFFSGGQAVHYSADFAANGYSGASHGCVNVRDEKKIASLFDQVRTGDKVVVHW; this is translated from the coding sequence GTGCTCGCCACGGGCGCCGTGCTCGCGGTCACCGCCGGCTGTTCGGCGCAGGTGGTGACCGATCCGGCGGGCGGCGCCGACGACAAGAAGGGCAGCGGCGCCGGAGTCCGGATCGAGCCGGCCGGACCCGCGTCGAGCGCACCGGCGGACAGACCGGCCGCCGCGTCGAAGCCGCCGGCCACACCGTCCGCGGCGCCGTCGAGGACCGAGACCGAGAAGCCCGCGCCGCCGAAGCCGAAGATCCTGCTGGCGGGCGGCGCCGAGGGCGACCAGGTACGGGAACTCCAGGCCCGGCTGCGCCAGATCGCCCACTTCAACCGCGCCCCCACCGGCTACTACGGCACGGTCACGGCCGACGCCGTCTCCACCTTCCAGGCCAAGCGCGGCCTGCCGCGCACCGGCACGACCGACACCGTCACCTGGCAGAGGCTGCTCGGGATGACGAAGAAGCCGACGGCCGCCCAACTGCGCCCGCCGGCCGTCGAGAAGCCCCCGCCACCGAAGCCGGACAAGCGGTGCATGACGGGCAGGGTGCTGTGCATCAGCAAGACCAGCCGGGCGCTCACCTGGATGATCGACGGCAAGGTGCTGTCGACGATGGACGTCCGGTTCGGCTCGCAGTACACACCGACCCGCGAGGGCGTGTTCAAGGTGGGCTGGAAGTCCCGGGACCACGTCTCGACGCTGTACGACACCCCGATGCCGTACGCGATGTTCTTCAGCGGCGGCCAGGCGGTGCACTACTCGGCGGACTTCGCGGCCAACGGCTACAGCGGGGCCTCGCACGGATGCGTCAACGTACGCGACGAGAAGAAGATCGCCTCGCTGTTCGACCAGGTGCGGACCGGCGACAAGGTCGTCGTCCACTGGTAG
- a CDS encoding 2-oxo-4-hydroxy-4-carboxy-5-ureidoimidazoline decarboxylase: protein MKHPSRPYLPSLPPPRPAAAGHSRQEPTLSSDSHAGLARFNTAPADTVEHALLACCGNRRWARRLTDHRPYPTVDALLAAADEASYDLSRTDLAEALADESSADPHHAAPLAARTALRAAHAAYESSFGHAFVISLDHFRPEERLNQVLTRIRERLTHDPDEERAVAADELRRLARSRVARLVADGPPAPRVSQESSDSDRPDSPSVAV, encoded by the coding sequence GTGAAACATCCGTCCCGCCCTTATCTCCCATCACTTCCACCACCCCGGCCGGCCGCTGCCGGCCACTCCCGCCAGGAGCCCACGCTGTCCAGCGATTCCCACGCCGGCCTGGCACGCTTCAACACCGCCCCGGCCGACACCGTCGAGCACGCCCTGCTGGCCTGCTGCGGAAACCGCCGCTGGGCCCGCCGGCTCACCGACCACCGCCCCTATCCGACCGTCGACGCGCTCCTCGCCGCCGCCGACGAGGCGAGCTACGACCTGTCCCGGACGGATCTCGCCGAAGCGCTCGCCGACGAGTCGTCGGCCGACCCGCACCACGCGGCGCCGCTCGCCGCCAGGACCGCGCTGCGGGCCGCACACGCCGCGTACGAGAGCAGTTTCGGCCACGCCTTCGTCATCAGCCTCGACCACTTCCGCCCCGAGGAGCGCCTGAACCAGGTGCTGACCCGGATCCGCGAGCGGCTCACCCACGACCCCGACGAGGAGCGCGCCGTCGCCGCCGACGAACTGCGCCGCCTCGCCCGCTCCCGGGTGGCGCGCCTCGTGGCCGACGGACCGCCCGCACCCCGTGTTTCGCAGGAATCCAGCGACTCCGACCGTCCGGATAGCCCGTCCGTGGCTGTTTGA
- a CDS encoding family 20 glycosylhydrolase, whose protein sequence is MRWNSPAILVGGAATVAAAVTLTVVAWPDATPPDRSAPAGSTTAPPDGPRSEASSARSDTRPAAPTPSGSGALSKAPNVVPSVRKFEAARGPGWRPSGGSAVVIAKNSGQLADEGQLLAKELKIDYRGAVAAGAGDIELALESGKQAGPESYTLTTRDGRVRIAGPDEAGVFYGTRTVKQSVRADGAIPEGVVQDQPDRPQRGLNLDIARKYYTAGWIENRLREMADLKLNQLGLHFSDDQGFRIASDTHPEVVSQQHLTKAEVRGIIALAGRLHIDIIPEIDSPGHLGAVMAPHPELQLRNVNGQHTRGAIDISQPAAAKIVDDLLREYDTLFPGPYWHIGADEYQALVVSDPEASFPQLAAAAKKKYGANAKVQDLATGWMNDRAAVVLPKKKQIQAWNDGFFAGGVVKADQNLQVDYWTGKEIGARPPLDYLREGRKVVNLNDEFLYYVLGQPNDFVYPTGQRIYEQWTPLVLRGTTPVPQKYSKQILGARFAVWGDIANAQTPAQVAAGIQLPLAAMSQKVWNPVKPSLTWPQFKALATKVSG, encoded by the coding sequence ATGAGGTGGAACTCCCCAGCGATACTCGTGGGCGGCGCCGCGACCGTGGCCGCTGCCGTCACCCTCACGGTGGTGGCCTGGCCCGACGCCACACCGCCCGACCGCAGCGCACCGGCGGGATCGACCACCGCACCGCCGGACGGCCCGAGGTCCGAGGCGTCGTCGGCGCGGTCCGACACCCGCCCGGCCGCACCCACCCCCTCGGGCAGCGGCGCGCTCTCGAAGGCGCCGAACGTCGTGCCGTCGGTACGGAAGTTCGAGGCGGCCCGCGGACCCGGCTGGCGGCCCTCCGGCGGCAGCGCCGTCGTGATCGCCAAGAACAGCGGGCAGCTGGCCGACGAAGGGCAGCTCCTCGCCAAGGAGCTGAAGATCGACTACCGGGGCGCCGTCGCGGCCGGGGCCGGTGACATCGAGCTGGCCCTGGAGTCGGGCAAGCAGGCGGGTCCCGAGTCGTACACCCTCACCACACGCGACGGGCGCGTCCGGATCGCCGGGCCCGACGAGGCCGGGGTCTTCTACGGCACCCGCACGGTCAAACAGTCGGTGCGCGCGGACGGGGCGATACCCGAGGGCGTCGTACAGGACCAGCCCGACCGGCCGCAGCGCGGACTCAACCTCGACATCGCGCGCAAGTACTACACCGCCGGCTGGATCGAGAACCGGCTGCGCGAGATGGCCGACCTCAAACTCAACCAGCTCGGTCTGCACTTCTCCGACGACCAGGGCTTCCGTATCGCCTCCGACACGCACCCCGAGGTCGTCTCCCAGCAGCACCTCACCAAGGCCGAGGTCCGGGGGATCATCGCGCTCGCCGGGCGGCTGCACATCGACATCATTCCCGAGATCGACTCACCCGGGCATCTGGGAGCTGTGATGGCGCCCCACCCCGAGCTGCAACTGCGCAACGTGAACGGGCAGCACACCCGGGGGGCCATCGACATCTCGCAGCCCGCCGCCGCGAAGATCGTGGACGACCTGCTGCGCGAGTACGACACCTTGTTCCCCGGGCCCTACTGGCACATCGGCGCTGACGAGTACCAGGCGCTCGTGGTCAGCGACCCCGAGGCGTCGTTCCCGCAACTGGCCGCCGCCGCGAAGAAGAAGTACGGCGCGAACGCCAAGGTCCAGGACCTCGCGACCGGTTGGATGAACGACCGCGCGGCCGTGGTCCTGCCCAAGAAGAAGCAGATCCAGGCCTGGAACGACGGCTTCTTCGCCGGCGGTGTCGTCAAGGCCGACCAGAACCTCCAAGTCGACTACTGGACCGGCAAGGAGATCGGCGCGCGGCCCCCGCTGGACTATCTGCGCGAAGGCCGGAAAGTGGTCAACCTCAACGACGAGTTCCTCTACTACGTACTCGGCCAGCCGAACGACTTCGTGTACCCGACCGGACAGCGGATCTACGAGCAGTGGACCCCGCTGGTGCTGCGCGGCACGACGCCGGTGCCCCAGAAGTACTCGAAGCAGATCCTGGGCGCGCGGTTCGCGGTGTGGGGCGACATCGCGAACGCGCAGACACCCGCCCAGGTGGCGGCCGGGATCCAACTGCCGCTGGCGGCCATGTCGCAGAAGGTGTGGAACCCGGTGAAACCGAGTCTCACCTGGCCGCAGTTCAAGGCGCTGGCGACCAAGGTGAGCGGGTGA
- a CDS encoding TetR family transcriptional regulator: MRRAPGATTDRTDIKPSRSEQTRTLILETALRLFQENGYDRTTMRVIAKEAGVSVGNAYYYFSSKEHLVQGFYDRIAAEHEEAVRPVLEGERELTARLRGVLLAWLDTAEPYHRFAAQFFKNAADPDSPLSPFSPDSAPAREAAVSIHERVLAGSSARIDPELRERLPHLLWLMQMGLVLYWVYDRTEDAARSRRLVERATPVVARVIALSRYRPLRPVVRQLHDLLVEFMPDAMEKRPPRG, from the coding sequence ATGCGGCGGGCCCCCGGAGCGACGACGGACAGGACCGACATCAAGCCCTCCAGGAGCGAGCAGACCCGCACCCTCATCCTCGAAACCGCGCTGCGCCTCTTTCAGGAGAACGGTTACGACCGGACGACCATGCGGGTCATCGCCAAGGAGGCCGGGGTCTCCGTCGGGAACGCGTACTACTACTTCTCCTCCAAGGAACATCTCGTCCAGGGCTTCTACGACCGGATCGCCGCCGAGCACGAGGAGGCCGTCCGGCCCGTGCTGGAAGGCGAGAGGGAGCTGACGGCCCGTCTGCGGGGCGTCCTGCTCGCGTGGCTGGACACCGCAGAGCCGTACCACCGCTTCGCCGCGCAGTTCTTCAAGAACGCCGCCGACCCGGACAGCCCGCTCAGTCCCTTCTCGCCGGACTCGGCCCCGGCGCGCGAGGCCGCCGTCTCCATCCACGAGCGCGTACTGGCCGGATCGTCGGCCCGGATCGACCCCGAACTGCGCGAGCGGCTGCCGCACTTGCTGTGGCTGATGCAGATGGGGCTCGTCCTGTACTGGGTGTACGACCGGACCGAGGACGCCGCGCGCAGCCGCCGGCTCGTGGAGCGTGCCACGCCGGTCGTCGCCCGTGTGATCGCACTCTCCCGATACCGGCCGCTGCGCCCTGTCGTACGTCAACTCCACGATCTGCTGGTGGAGTTCATGCCGGACGCGATGGAGAAGCGGCCTCCGAGGGGCTGA
- the sdhA gene encoding succinate dehydrogenase flavoprotein subunit, which produces MKIHKYDTVIVGAGGAGMRAAIESTKRSRTAVLTKLYPTRSHTGAAQGGMAAALANVEEDNWEWHTFDTIKGGDYLVDQDAAEILAKEAIDAVLDLEKMGLPFNRTPGGTIDQRRFGGHSRNHGEAPVRRSCYAADRTGHMILQTLYQNCVKEGVEFFNEFYVLDQLIVEIDGVKTSAGVVAYELATGEIHVFQAKSVIYASGGTGKFFKVTSNAHTLTGDGQAACYRRGLPLEDMEFFQFHPTGIWRMGILLTEGARGEGGILRNKDGERFMEKYAPVMKDLASRDVVSRSIYTEIREGRGCGPEGDHVYLDLTHLPPEQLDAKLPDITEFARTYLGIEPYTDPIPIQPTAHYAMGGIPTNVQGEVLRDNTTVVPGLYAAGEVACVSVHGANRLGTNSLLDINVFGKRSGIAAAEYAAKSEHVELPENPAELVESQIQRLRDSTGDERVADIRRELQETMDANVMVFRTEQTIKTAVEKIGELRERYLRVSIQDKGRRFNTDLLEAVELGNLLDLAEVMAVSALARKESRGGHYREDFPNRDDVNFMRHTMAYREVGDDGTESIRLDYKPVVQTRYQPMERKY; this is translated from the coding sequence ATGAAGATCCATAAGTACGACACCGTCATCGTCGGCGCCGGCGGCGCCGGTATGCGCGCGGCCATCGAGTCGACCAAGCGCAGCCGCACCGCCGTGCTGACGAAGCTGTATCCCACCAGGTCCCACACGGGCGCCGCGCAGGGCGGTATGGCCGCCGCGCTCGCCAACGTGGAGGAGGACAACTGGGAGTGGCACACCTTCGACACGATCAAGGGCGGCGACTACCTGGTCGACCAGGACGCCGCCGAGATCCTGGCGAAGGAGGCCATCGACGCGGTCCTGGACCTGGAGAAGATGGGTCTGCCGTTCAACAGGACGCCGGGCGGCACCATCGACCAGCGCCGCTTCGGCGGCCACTCCCGCAACCACGGCGAGGCCCCGGTCCGCCGGTCCTGCTACGCGGCCGACCGCACCGGCCACATGATCCTCCAGACGCTCTACCAGAACTGTGTCAAGGAGGGTGTGGAGTTCTTCAACGAGTTCTACGTCCTCGACCAGTTGATCGTGGAGATCGACGGCGTCAAGACGTCGGCGGGTGTGGTCGCCTACGAGCTGGCCACCGGCGAGATCCATGTCTTCCAGGCGAAGTCGGTCATCTACGCGTCCGGCGGCACCGGCAAGTTCTTCAAGGTGACGTCCAACGCGCACACGCTCACCGGTGACGGCCAGGCGGCCTGCTACCGGCGCGGACTGCCGCTGGAGGACATGGAGTTCTTCCAGTTCCACCCGACGGGCATCTGGCGCATGGGCATCCTCCTCACGGAGGGCGCCCGCGGTGAGGGCGGCATCCTCCGTAACAAGGACGGCGAGCGCTTCATGGAGAAGTACGCGCCCGTCATGAAGGACCTCGCCTCGCGTGACGTCGTCTCGCGGTCGATCTACACCGAGATCCGCGAGGGCCGGGGCTGCGGTCCCGAGGGCGACCACGTCTACCTCGACCTGACGCACCTGCCGCCGGAGCAGCTGGACGCCAAGCTCCCGGACATCACCGAGTTCGCCCGTACGTACCTGGGCATCGAGCCGTACACGGACCCGATCCCGATCCAGCCCACCGCGCACTACGCGATGGGCGGCATCCCGACCAACGTCCAGGGCGAGGTCCTGCGCGACAACACGACGGTGGTGCCCGGTCTGTACGCGGCCGGCGAGGTCGCGTGCGTGTCGGTGCACGGCGCCAACCGGCTCGGCACCAACTCGCTGCTCGACATCAACGTCTTCGGCAAGCGCTCCGGCATCGCCGCCGCCGAGTACGCGGCCAAGAGTGAGCACGTCGAACTCCCGGAGAACCCGGCCGAACTGGTCGAGTCGCAGATCCAGCGGCTGCGTGACTCCACGGGCGACGAGCGCGTGGCGGACATCCGCCGCGAACTCCAGGAGACCATGGACGCGAACGTCATGGTCTTCCGCACGGAGCAGACGATCAAGACGGCCGTCGAGAAGATCGGCGAGCTGCGCGAGCGCTATCTGCGCGTGTCCATCCAGGACAAGGGCCGGCGCTTCAACACGGATCTGCTGGAGGCCGTCGAGCTGGGCAACCTGCTCGACCTGGCCGAGGTGATGGCCGTGTCGGCGCTCGCCCGCAAGGAGTCGCGCGGCGGTCACTACCGCGAGGACTTCCCCAACCGGGACGACGTGAACTTCATGCGCCACACCATGGCGTATCGCGAGGTCGGCGACGACGGCACGGAGTCCATCCGTCTCGACTACAAGCCGGTCGTCCAGACCCGCTACCAGCCGATGGAGCGTAAGTACTGA
- a CDS encoding RNA polymerase sigma factor, whose protein sequence is MLGDDAELTAAVLAAQDGNENAFRTVYRAVHPRLLAYIRTLVGEPDAEDVASEAWLQIARDLERFSGDADRFRGWTARIARNRALDHIRMRGRRPASGSDETELAGKAADSDTADEAMEALSTGSTMALIAQLPQDQAEAVVLRVVVGLDAKSAARTLGKRPGAVRTAAHRGLKRLAELLGADDPQDPAYREDPAGPDSADRTAHGGAANGLELGSVPPQRGRHQGTPEPAGVTHSPPGTQKDM, encoded by the coding sequence GTGCTGGGGGACGACGCGGAGCTCACCGCCGCGGTGCTCGCGGCACAGGACGGGAACGAGAACGCGTTCCGGACTGTGTACCGCGCCGTGCACCCGCGGTTGTTGGCCTACATACGAACGCTCGTCGGCGAGCCTGATGCCGAGGACGTGGCTTCCGAGGCCTGGCTCCAGATAGCCAGGGACCTCGAACGCTTCAGTGGCGACGCCGACCGCTTCCGCGGCTGGACCGCGCGGATAGCCCGGAACCGCGCCCTGGACCACATACGGATGCGGGGCAGGCGCCCGGCATCCGGGAGCGACGAGACGGAGCTGGCGGGCAAGGCGGCCGACTCGGACACCGCCGACGAGGCGATGGAGGCCCTGTCGACCGGCTCGACGATGGCGCTGATCGCCCAACTGCCGCAGGACCAGGCCGAGGCGGTCGTCCTGCGTGTCGTGGTCGGACTCGACGCGAAGAGCGCGGCGCGCACGCTCGGCAAGCGGCCCGGAGCCGTCCGGACGGCGGCGCACCGCGGACTCAAGCGATTGGCCGAACTGCTCGGCGCGGACGATCCGCAGGACCCGGCGTACCGTGAGGACCCGGCGGGTCCGGACAGTGCCGACCGCACCGCGCACGGCGGCGCGGCGAACGGCCTGGAGCTGGGATCCGTACCGCCTCAGCGCGGTCGTCACCAGGGGACTCCCGAGCCTGCCGGTGTGACGCATTCGCCGCCGGGGACGCAGAAGGACATGTGA
- a CDS encoding response regulator transcription factor yields MTDAPATVLLVEDEPSIADVLTIALRYHRFEVLAAGSVREAAEAVRRGRPDVALLDVMLPDGDGRDIAHQLRLSHPEMAVVFLTARDAPAEIVGGLSLGDDYITKPFNVDEVVARLRAVLRRTRPAGRLAVRPPLRYGDLELDEATYTVRRAGRTVDLTPTEYALLRFLVRNAGAVVTKEQLLRHVWRYEHAAESTVVETYISYLRRKLDVHGPPLIMTRRGVGYGLASPGSP; encoded by the coding sequence ATGACGGACGCACCGGCGACCGTGCTCCTGGTGGAGGACGAGCCGAGCATCGCCGACGTCCTGACCATCGCCCTGCGCTACCACCGGTTCGAGGTGCTGGCGGCGGGCTCGGTACGGGAGGCGGCGGAGGCCGTACGGCGGGGGCGCCCGGACGTGGCGCTGCTCGACGTGATGCTCCCGGACGGCGACGGCCGCGACATCGCGCATCAACTGAGACTTTCGCACCCGGAGATGGCGGTGGTCTTCCTCACCGCGCGGGACGCGCCGGCGGAGATCGTCGGCGGGCTCTCCCTCGGGGACGACTACATCACCAAGCCGTTCAACGTGGACGAGGTGGTCGCCCGGCTCCGGGCGGTGCTGCGCAGGACCCGGCCGGCCGGCCGGCTCGCCGTCCGGCCGCCGCTGCGGTACGGCGATCTGGAGCTGGACGAGGCGACGTACACGGTGCGCAGGGCGGGCCGCACGGTGGACCTGACCCCGACCGAGTACGCGCTGCTGCGGTTCCTGGTGCGCAACGCCGGTGCGGTGGTGACCAAGGAGCAGCTGCTGCGGCACGTCTGGCGCTACGAGCACGCGGCCGAGTCGACGGTGGTGGAGACCTACATCAGCTATCTGCGGCGCAAACTCGACGTGCACGGGCCGCCGTTGATCATGACGAGACGTGGGGTCGGCTACGGTCTCGCGAGTCCGGGTTCCCCGTGA
- a CDS encoding succinate dehydrogenase hydrophobic membrane anchor subunit — MSADTTATGSTAAISPVESVNVYDVDNPAPLIEPPRKRTAKTPKATRGNFEMAAWLFMRLSGVVLVVLVIGHLLIQLVLDGGVTKIGFAFVAGRWASPFWQAWDLLMLWLAMLHGANGMRTIINDYAERANTRLWLKGLLYTATGFTILLGTLVIFTFDPNIR; from the coding sequence ATGTCCGCAGACACCACCGCGACCGGTTCCACCGCCGCGATCAGTCCCGTCGAGAGCGTGAACGTCTACGACGTCGACAACCCGGCGCCGCTCATCGAGCCGCCGCGCAAGCGCACCGCGAAGACGCCCAAGGCGACGCGCGGCAACTTCGAGATGGCCGCCTGGCTGTTCATGCGCCTGTCCGGCGTCGTCCTCGTCGTCCTGGTCATCGGCCACCTGCTCATCCAGCTCGTGCTGGACGGCGGCGTCACCAAGATCGGCTTCGCCTTCGTGGCCGGCCGCTGGGCGTCCCCGTTCTGGCAGGCCTGGGATCTGCTGATGCTGTGGCTGGCGATGCTGCACGGCGCCAACGGCATGCGCACGATCATCAACGACTACGCGGAGCGTGCCAACACGCGCCTGTGGCTCAAGGGTCTGCTGTACACCGCGACGGGGTTCACCATCCTTCTGGGCACGCTGGTGATCTTCACCTTCGACCCGAACATCCGCTGA
- a CDS encoding succinate dehydrogenase iron-sulfur subunit, translated as MATPLLDKVEDESAASPYITVTLRIRRFNPEISDESRWEDFSIEIDPKERVLDALHKIKWDVDGSLTFRRSCAHGICGSDAMRINGKNRLACKTLIKDITSIDKKTGAPKPITVEAIKGLTVLKDLIVDMDPFFQAYRDVMPFLVTSGNEPTRERLQSAEDRERFDDTTKCILCAACTSSCPVFWNDGQYFGPAAIVNAHRFIFDSRDEAGEQRLEILNDKDGVWRCRTTFNCTDACPRGIEVTKAIQEVKRALITRRF; from the coding sequence ATGGCAACTCCCCTACTGGACAAGGTCGAGGACGAGTCCGCGGCGTCACCGTACATCACGGTCACGCTGCGGATCCGCCGCTTCAACCCGGAGATCTCCGACGAGTCCCGCTGGGAGGACTTCTCGATCGAGATCGACCCCAAGGAGCGTGTGCTCGACGCCCTCCACAAGATCAAGTGGGACGTCGACGGCTCGCTGACCTTCCGGCGCTCCTGCGCGCACGGGATCTGCGGCTCGGACGCGATGCGGATCAACGGCAAGAACCGGCTCGCGTGCAAGACGCTGATCAAGGACATCACGTCGATCGACAAGAAGACGGGTGCTCCGAAGCCGATCACGGTCGAGGCCATAAAGGGACTCACGGTCCTGAAAGACCTGATCGTGGACATGGACCCGTTCTTCCAGGCGTACCGCGACGTGATGCCGTTCCTGGTCACCAGCGGCAACGAGCCGACGCGTGAGCGCCTTCAGTCGGCGGAGGACCGCGAGCGGTTCGACGACACCACGAAGTGCATCCTGTGCGCGGCGTGCACGTCGTCGTGCCCGGTGTTCTGGAACGACGGGCAGTACTTCGGCCCGGCGGCGATCGTCAACGCGCACCGGTTCATCTTCGACTCGCGTGACGAGGCGGGCGAGCAGCGCTTGGAGATCCTCAACGACAAGGACGGCGTGTGGCGTTGCCGCACGACGTTCAACTGCACGGACGCCTGCCCGCGCGGTATCGAGGTCACCAAGGCGATCCAGGAAGTGAAGCGCGCGCTGATCACCCGGCGCTTCTGA
- the sdhC gene encoding succinate dehydrogenase, cytochrome b556 subunit, translating into MPAGTLYRGREGMWSWVAHRVTGVTIFFFLFVHVVDTALVRVSPEAYDDVVATYKTPLVGLMEYGLVAAVLFHALNGLRVIAVDFWSKGPRYQKQMLWSVVGVWLVLMLGAIYPVLGHAARELWGN; encoded by the coding sequence GTGCCGGCTGGAACGCTGTACCGCGGCCGGGAAGGAATGTGGTCATGGGTGGCTCATCGAGTCACCGGCGTCACCATCTTCTTCTTCCTGTTCGTCCATGTGGTGGACACCGCACTCGTCCGCGTCTCCCCCGAGGCCTACGACGACGTCGTAGCGACCTACAAGACGCCCCTCGTCGGCCTGATGGAGTACGGCCTTGTGGCCGCCGTCCTCTTCCACGCTCTCAACGGCCTGCGCGTCATCGCCGTGGACTTCTGGTCCAAGGGCCCGCGCTACCAGAAGCAGATGCTCTGGAGCGTCGTGGGTGTCTGGCTCGTCCTCATGCTGGGCGCCATCTACCCCGTGCTCGGCCACGCCGCTCGCGAACTCTGGGGGAACTGA